A segment of the Mangrovimonas sp. YM274 genome:
TTACATCAAGGGCCACCTTGAAAAAGAACAGCATAACCCAAGTTATCTTAGCTCTGTTGAGTTCCATTTGGAACAATTAAAATTGAGTAACGACATCAATGAAACGGCAGCGTATGCAGATGTATTGATATTTGCCATCCCATCGGCATTTATGCACTCTGAGCTTGAAAAATTAACTGCCGATATCTCCCAGAAAATAGTGGTTTCGGCTGTAAAGGGAATCATTCCAGAATCGGGACTGTTGGTTGGAGAGCACTTCCATGACATCTATAATATTCCTTTTGAAAATATTGCCGTCATTGCAGGGCCTTGCCACGCCGAAGAGGTTGCTCTGGAACGCTTGTCGTACCTAACCATATCCTGCGCCGATTCCAGCAAAGCCAAAGCAATAGGCAAAACCTTATCTAGCGATTATATCCGCACCAAGATCAGCGATGATATCATTGGGGTAGAATATGCCGTAATGTTGAAAAACATCTATGCCATTGCTGCGGGAATTGCCCACGGCTTAGGTTATGGAGACAACTTTCAAAGTGTCTTAATGAGTAATGCCATTCGTGAAATGAAACGCTTTATTAAAAAGATGCACAAAATGAAACGTAACATCAATAATTCGGCGTATTTGGGTGATTTACTAGTAACAGGATATTCGGTTTTTTCACGTAACCGCATGTTTGGAAACATGATCGGCAAAGGCTATACCGTTAAATCTGCACAAATGGAAATGAGCATGGTGGCAGAAGGTTATTATGCTACTAAAAGTGCCTATTTACTCAATGAGAAAAATAAGAAGAAAACCAATCTGCCTATCATTAATGCAGTTTACGATATCCTGTATGATGGTAAGGAACCAAAAAAGGTTTTTAAAAAATTGACTGAAAAACTGGACTAAACCTAATTATTTTACCAAAACACCTTTTTCCTGCATTAGCGGAACGGTTTGTAGCGCCTTTTTGTTGATGGTATTTTTTCTAAACAAATAGGTTTTATCAAACATTGTGTTGCCCTCAAAAAAGGTAATCTTAAACTCATTGTTTAGGCTCAGTAGTTCATCGGGCATGAATTCAATTTTAGCAAAACTACGTGCTGGCAACATTTTTAAAGTATGACGCATTATGGGGGTTTCCTTACTTTCGCTATACCCTTTGGACACAATTAACACGGTATCCAAATCCACATCCTTATTGTTGATAATGTAAGCGTTCCAATCCTGGGTTCGGTGTACTTTATTAAATTCATTGACTACTGCAACGTATACATCTTCTACCTTTGGAATTTGAATATCTTTCTTCATAATGCTTGTATCTACTTTTTAGGCTTGATAATTTTTGCAAAATTAGTCAAAAACGGTTTAATCAAAATAGGCATTTGAATAATTTGCTTCTGTAAAACCGCGAAGGTTATAGACTATTAAGTGGTTTAAAATTTCTCTTTTATTGTAAACTTCAAAGAGGTTGTTATTCCTGAAAGCAATTGCATCAATTCTTAAAAAGTAAAGTTCACACACCAATTTTAGATTCACACCAGGCTTGATATTGCCCTTTTCCTTAGCTTTTTCGAGCAATTGATATACAATATCAAACACAAAAACCTCCGAAAAATCATTAAACACTTTGTCTGCCTTAGGGTAATACTTTTTGATGCCAAATAAAAAAGAGGGCTTAAAATACCTCAAGTATTCAAACCCTCTTTCATAAATTAAAATGATACTCAAAATGGGATCTTCAATATTATCTTGAATAACCTCATTAATTTCTTCTTTGTACTCTTTAACTAAAACTGCTAAGCTCTCGGTTACCAGTTCTTCTTTATTCTTAAAATATTTATAAATGGTCTTTTTGGAAATACCCATGACCTCTGCAAGTTCATCAAGTGTAAAACGCTTACTTCCAAATTTCGTGAAATTTGTAATCGAACACTGTAAGATGTCACTTTTAAGGCTCATGATAATTTCCTTTTCACATTATTTCCATCCTCCTCCAAGAGCTTCATACAAGGTTACCACTGTTTGAAGCTGTTGTAACTTACTATCAATAACATTCAACTCGGCGCTTAAAGCACTTTGTCTAGCCGTCAATAAATCCAAATATGTTCCAAATCCATTGTTCAACAATTCTTCAGAGTTGCTTTCGGCTTGTCGCAACGCTTCAACCTCATTTTGTCTAAATTCATACTTCTTAGTTTCGGCATTGTAGGCATACAAGGCATTGGATACTTCTCCTCCCGCTACCAACAATGTCTTTTTAAAACTCAATAAAGCTTGCTCCTGTTGGGCCAACGCTACCTCTTGCTGGGTTTTAATTTTACGCTGATTGAAAATAGGCTGGGTTAACCCTCCTACAATATTAGCAAATAAGGATCCTGTATCAAACCAGTTGTTAAACTCCAAACTTTGAAATCCTCCCGCTGCGGTTAGGGTTAAGGATGGGTAGAAATTGGTTCTAGCTACATTGGTCATCTCAAAGGCTTGCACCAAACTATACTCCGCTGCCATAACATCTGGCCTGTTTCGCAACAATAGTGTAGGTACTCCCAACTTCATTTCCGTATCGATACTTTGGCCGTCCAATTGACTTCTTTCAAATTGTTGTGGCTGTTTGCCCAATAAAAGTGCCAAAGTGTTTTCTGAAGTAAAGATGGCTCTTTCAATATCTACTTGTAAGGCTTTGGCATTATTAAGCTGCGCAATGTTTTGATCTACCGCTACCTGGGTTACCTGTCCTGCATCCTTCAATGCTTTTATGGTTTCTACGCTGCGCTCTCTGTTTTCAATGGTCGCTTTGGTAACCTCCAATTGCGCATCCAATGCCAATAATTGATAATAGACTCCGGCAATACTGGAAACCAATTGTGTTTTCACAGCTTGGTGCGCTGCAACACTTTGTAAGAAGCTAGCTTGCGAAGCCCGCTTTTGACTTCTAATCTTTCCCCAAATATCGGCTTCCCAAGAAAGGTTTGCCGATAATTGGTACTGTTGTAACGAACCATTAAAAAAAGATCCAAACTGACTGTTTTTTGCCAGTTCTTGATGTGTTAAGGAAGCATCTGCCCCTATTGTTGGCCAAAATCCAGCCTTAGCCTGCCTAACATAGGACTCCGCCGCGGCCATTTGTTGAATGGCAATTCGGATGTCCAAATTGTTATTGAGTCCCTCCTCAATGTACTGTTGCAAATAAGCATCTGTAAACAATTCTTTCCAGGACACATCTGCCATAGAAACGCTATCCTGTGGTAAATTGTCTGTCCTGTACAAGTGCTCCGTTTCTTCCAACTCAGGACGTTCATAATTTTTGGCAACAAAACAACTTTGTAGCGTAGCTGCAACCAAAATTAATACTACAAATTTTAGATTTTGCGGTTTTATTATTGATCTCATATTATACTTCTTCATTGTGTTGTTGTATTACTGCTGGTTTACTAGATACTTTTTCTTGCAACCATTGGAATAAAATAAATAGAATTGGTATTACAAAAATCCCCAATATCGTTCCTATCAACATTCCCCCGGCAGCACCACTACCAATCGAATTGTTTCCTTCTGCACCTACACCTTTGGCCAACACCAAGGGCATTAAACCTAAAATGAAGGCAAAGGAAGTCATCAAAATTGGTCGCAAACGGGCCTGGGCTCCGTGTATGGCTGCATCTGCTATACTTTCTCCTTGGCGTCTTCGTTGCACGGCAAATTCCACAATTAAAATGGCATTCTTGGCCAATAACCCAACCAACATGATTAATGCAATCTGGAAGTAAATGTTATTCTGTAGTCCCATCATTTTTGTAGTAAAAAACGCTCCAAACACTCCCAAAGGAAGCGACAGAATTACAGCCAACGGCAACAAATAGCTCTCGTACTGTGCCGCCAAAAGGAAGTATACAAATACCACACAAAGCATAAAGATGAGCACAGTTTGATTTCCTGCATTTACTTCCTCCCGTGTTAAGCCTGAGTAAGCCACATCATACTGAGTTGGTAAACTTTTAAGTTCTTCTTCAATAATATCAATGGCATCTCCAGTACTAAATCCAGGATTGGAAGCTCCGGAAATTTTGGTGGAGTTATACAGGTTAAAACGAGTTACCGATTGTGGGCCATATACTCGTTTAAGCTTAACAAATTGAGTAATTGGAGTCATCTCCCCACTAGCTGTCTTGATGTACAACTCGTTGAGCGACTCCTTTTGGGAGCGATCTTCTGGTGCGGCTTGTACATACACCCGGTATTGCTTTCCAAATCTAGAGAAATCAGCTGCATAAATTCCTCCAATATAGCCTTGCATGGTTCCGAAAATAGAACTGATAGGCACCCCATATCTTTTAGCCAGAGGCACATCAATATCCATTTCATACTGTGGATATTTGGTATTGAACGACGATTGCCCATATTGAATTGCAGGATGCTGCATTAATCCGCCAATAAAGTCTTGGGTGGCAGCTTCAAGGTCGGCAAAATTACCTCCGGACTTGTCCAATAGGTTCACTTCAAAACCTGACGAGAGTCCAAATCCAGGAATACTTGGAGGCGCAAAGAAAATGATTTTGGCCTCAGGAATACTGGCAGCAATGCCAAATAGTTTACCAATAATGGCAGAAGCGGTTTCGTCCTCGTTTTCCCGTTCTTCCCATTTGTTAAGTTTTATAAACCCTAAACCATAGTTGGAACCGGTTCCGCTTATTAAACTCCTACCGTTAATTACCGTCACTCCTCTAACACCCGGCAAATCTTTTGCTTTATGGTACATGTCCTGCATCACCATATTGGTGCGGTCCATGGAAGATCCTGCAGGCAATTCTACATTCATAAATATAATCCCACGGTCTTCATCTGGCACAAATCCAGTTGGTGTAGTAGTGGCGGTCCACCAAATACCAACGGAAGCAAGAATTAAAATAACAGCGGATATCCATTTGTTTTTGTAAAGGAATCTTAAAGATTTTCCATAACGCGCTGTCGAGGCATTGAACCCTTTATTGAAACGGTCGTAAAAACCTTGCAAGAAACTTTTCTTTTCGTGGTCTTTTTCATCATGTCCTTTAAGAAACAAAGCACATAAGGCCGGACTTAAAGTCAATGCGTTGACGGCCGAAATCAAAATGGCCACAATCAAGGTAACTCCAAATTGCTCATAAAAGACACCCGTTGGCCCTTGTATAAAGGTTACAGGAATAAATACGGCAGCCATTACCAAAGTAATGGAAATAATAGCCCCAGAGATTTCGTGCATGGCATTCAAAGTTGCCTTTTTGGCACTGTGTTCGCCTTCATCCAATTTGGCGTGAACCGCCTCTACCACCACAATGGCATCATCTACCACAATACCAATGGCCAATACCAAGGCGAACAAGGTCAATAAATTGATAGAATATCCAAAAACACCAAGGAAAAAGAACGTACCAATAATAGCTACAGGTACCGCAATGGCCGGAATTAAGGTCGATCTAAAATCCTGCAAAAAGATAAACACCACGATGAATACCAAAATAAACGCTTCAATAAGCGTATGCTTTACTTTGTTCATAGAGGCTGTAAGGAATTCGTTGGTATCGTAATTGATTACGTAATGAACTCCTTCCGGGAACTCTTGGGACAAGCGCTCTAATTCCGATTGAATCTGTTGAATGATTTCCTGGGCATTTGATCCTGCCGTTTGGTAAATCCCCATGTTAATACTAGGGTTCCCATCGGTAAACCCAAAGGAATCGTATGATTGTGCATCCAATTGAATATCGGCAACATCTTTCAAACGTAAATATTCACCATTATCCAGTGCTTTAATAATAATGTTGCTATACTGGTCTTCCGACTTAAAACGTCCGCTATACGTAATGGTATAGGTAAACGCCTGTCCGTCATTTTGCCCCAAAGCACCAGCCGAAGCTTCCAAACTCTGTTCTCGTAATGCTGCAGTAACATCGGCAGGCAACAAATTAAAAGCGGCTAATTTTTCAGGTTTCAACCAAATACGCATCGCATAATCCTGGCTACCAAAAACGTTTACATTTCCAACACCTTTAACCCTTTGTAGCGAAGGAATAACATTAATTTTTAAATAATTCTGAAGATACGTCGCATTGTAATCTTCATTTTCGGAATACACCGACATAAACATCAAAGCACTGGTTTGTTGTTTTTGGGTTAAAACCCCCGTTTGAATTACCTCTTGAGGCAATAAGGGGTTAGCTCTAGCCACACGGTTTTGTACGTTTACCGCGGCAATATCCGGATCTGTTTCCTGATCGAAATATACAGTAATGGAAGCTGTACCTGCATTGGAAGCTGTAGAGGTAATATAGGTCATCCCTTCAACCCCATTGATCTGTTCTTCAATAGGAATGATTACACTCTCCATAATGGTTTCGGCACTGGCCCCAGGATACGTGGCATTTACCGTAATGGTTGGTGGCGCAATATCGGGGTATTGCTCTACAGGAAGCGTGGTAAAGCCCAGCACCCCTAAAATGACTATAATGATGGAGATTACGGTAGACAGTACCGGTCTCTCTATAAATGTTTTTAACATATGTCTTTAATTTCTATTTAGAATTATTGAAATAAAGGTTGGATGGGCTTTGCAACACTGTCAAAAGGGACTTCCTGAGGTTGTATAACAGTTTTGTTTCTTAATTTTCCTGTTCCACTAGCCACAATTTTATCACCAGACTTAACACCTGAACCCACCAAATACAAGTAACTGTTCTTGTCCTTTACGGTAATAGGTGTTGCAACCGTTTGGTTTTGCTCATTCACTTTGTAAACAAATATTTGTCCCTGTTGCTCAAAAGTTGCCGATTGCGGAATTACTGGTGCGTTTTGGTATACACTAGGAATTTTAATAATACCGCTGTTACCATTGGTAACCAAGCCATTTGGATTATCAAAAACAGCCCTAAAACTTACCGTTCCAGTAGTAGCATCTATTTGGCCTGTTACGGTTTGTATGGTTCCTTTTTGATCATAGTCCTGACCATTAGCCAATACCAAGGTTACTTTTGGAAAATTATTCACCTTGTCCTGAATTGTTTTTCCTTCGGTACTTTGCAAGAAATTTAAATACTCCGATTCACTCATTGAAAAGAAGGCATACACCTGGGCAATATCGGATACTGTAGTCAGGGCAGGGCTTGTGGCACTTACCAAAGACCCTTCACGATATGGAATAGCCCCAACATACCCATTCACTGGGCTTTTAACAGTGGCATAACCAATATTGGCAACCACACTGTTATAATTGCTCTTGGCTTGGGCCAATTGAGCTTTGGCTGTTTCCAATTGTACATTACTAATGATACCCTTTTTAACCAAGGGCTCCAGCTTTTCAACTTCTACCTGAGCCACATTTACAGAAGCTTGGGCTGCTTGAGCATCTTGACTTAAGGATTCTGTTTCCAACTTAAACAAAGCTTGTCCCTTACTTACCTTTTGTCCTTCGTCTACCAATACTTTTTGGATATATCCGCTTACTTTGGCTCTTACTTCACTAGATACAACACCCTGAATACTGGTTGGATAAGTTTTATATGCCGTCATTTCCTTATTAGGAACTGTCGTAACAGGAAATGGCTTGGGTTGCTGCTGTTGCTGCGCCGCTTGTTGCTTATTGTCTTGTCCACAACTTAATATAAACATCGCCGACACTGCGAACGACAGTATGGTCATTTTTCTTTTTCTCATATTATGCTAAATTATATAGTGCTACTCGTTTGATTGTTTATCTATGATTTTCTTTTTAAGCATACTAACTGCTCCTATAACCTCATCTAGAAATCCAATATAGTTGTCATGAAATTCCAGGTCGAACTTTGCAGTTCCATCTTCAGAAATAGTGTTTGCTCTTTCTTTATATGATTTTATTTCAAGATGTAGATTTCGTTGGGAAGACCACATTTCAATGAGCGCATTGATATGCTGAAAAATACTATCGCTATTGACGATGTAATACTTTTTACGGTCTCCAACTTTTGTGAAGTAGGTAAGTCTTTTTAAATCCAATAAATGGTTTAAATGTGTAGAAATAGTGCTTTTGCTGGCGCATAAATCGGTTACAAGATCATCAAAGGTCAAACCGGATTTTCCCGTGAGAATGGCGTAGGATACTATTCGCGCAGCTACTGGGGCCAACTTCTCGGTATTTTCAATAAGTACCCCTAGTTTTTCGACCAATCGTTGCTTTTCTGTTAACATATCATTCTCCATAACCAAAAATATTTCCACAAAAATACGTTTGGTTCGGGAATAACCGAACTAACTGGCCGTTAAAAAATTGTTAAATAAAAAAGCCGGTCTAAACCGGCTTCTTACATATATAAGGTATCTCTTAAAGTGCTGATTTGAACTGCTCTAAAAATCTCACATCATTCTCACTCAACAATCTAATATCATTGATTTGATGCAATAACATTGCGATACGATCAATCCCTACTCCAAAGGCAAATCCGGAATATACTTTTGGATCGATATTGCAGTTGGTTAAAACATTTGGATCTACCATTCCGCAACCTCCAATCTCCAACCAACCGGTCCCTTTGGTAATTCTGTAATCCGATTCTGTTTCCAATCCCCAGTACACATCAATCTCGGCACTTGGTTCGGTAAATGGGAAGTACGATGGTCTTAATCTAATTTTAGATTTCCCAAACATCTCCGTAGTAAAATATTGCAAGGTCTGTTTTAAGTCCGCAAAACTTACATCCTTATCAATATACAATCCCTCTACTTGGTGGAAAAAACAGTGTGAACGCGCCGAAATAGCCTCGTTTCTATACACTCTTCCCGGAGAAATTGTTCTAATAGGCGGTTTGTTATCTTCCATATAACGTACCTGTACAGAACTAGTATGGGTACGCAATAAAATATCAGGAATGGTTTGGATAAAGAAGGTGTCCTGCATGTCTCTTGCCGGATGGTACTCTGGAAGATTCAAAGCGGTAAAGTTGTGCCAATCGTCTTCAATTTCTGGCCCTTCGCTTACGTTAAAGCCAATACGTGAAAAAATATCAATAACCTGATTTTTAACAATCGACACGGGATGTCTCGCGCCCAATTCAATGGGTTCTCCCGGACGGGATAAATCGCCATAAATGCCTTTTACCTCCTCCTTAGCTTCCAACTCTTCCTTTAATGCATTGACTTTTTCTTCGGCTGTCTTTTTAAGGGCATTGATTACCTGACCAAATTCTTTCTTTTGGTCGTTGGCTACATTTTTGAATTCTGCAAA
Coding sequences within it:
- a CDS encoding NAD(P)H-dependent glycerol-3-phosphate dehydrogenase, which codes for MSTPLKYAVFGAGSWATAIVKMLCENLNEVGWYMRSSYIKGHLEKEQHNPSYLSSVEFHLEQLKLSNDINETAAYADVLIFAIPSAFMHSELEKLTADISQKIVVSAVKGIIPESGLLVGEHFHDIYNIPFENIAVIAGPCHAEEVALERLSYLTISCADSSKAKAIGKTLSSDYIRTKISDDIIGVEYAVMLKNIYAIAAGIAHGLGYGDNFQSVLMSNAIREMKRFIKKMHKMKRNINNSAYLGDLLVTGYSVFSRNRMFGNMIGKGYTVKSAQMEMSMVAEGYYATKSAYLLNEKNKKKTNLPIINAVYDILYDGKEPKKVFKKLTEKLD
- a CDS encoding TetR/AcrR family transcriptional regulator, with product MSLKSDILQCSITNFTKFGSKRFTLDELAEVMGISKKTIYKYFKNKEELVTESLAVLVKEYKEEINEVIQDNIEDPILSIILIYERGFEYLRYFKPSFLFGIKKYYPKADKVFNDFSEVFVFDIVYQLLEKAKEKGNIKPGVNLKLVCELYFLRIDAIAFRNNNLFEVYNKREILNHLIVYNLRGFTEANYSNAYFD
- a CDS encoding efflux transporter outer membrane subunit; translated protein: MRSIIKPQNLKFVVLILVAATLQSCFVAKNYERPELEETEHLYRTDNLPQDSVSMADVSWKELFTDAYLQQYIEEGLNNNLDIRIAIQQMAAAESYVRQAKAGFWPTIGADASLTHQELAKNSQFGSFFNGSLQQYQLSANLSWEADIWGKIRSQKRASQASFLQSVAAHQAVKTQLVSSIAGVYYQLLALDAQLEVTKATIENRERSVETIKALKDAGQVTQVAVDQNIAQLNNAKALQVDIERAIFTSENTLALLLGKQPQQFERSQLDGQSIDTEMKLGVPTLLLRNRPDVMAAEYSLVQAFEMTNVARTNFYPSLTLTAAGGFQSLEFNNWFDTGSLFANIVGGLTQPIFNQRKIKTQQEVALAQQEQALLSFKKTLLVAGGEVSNALYAYNAETKKYEFRQNEVEALRQAESNSEELLNNGFGTYLDLLTARQSALSAELNVIDSKLQQLQTVVTLYEALGGGWK
- a CDS encoding efflux RND transporter permease subunit, whose amino-acid sequence is MLKTFIERPVLSTVISIIIVILGVLGFTTLPVEQYPDIAPPTITVNATYPGASAETIMESVIIPIEEQINGVEGMTYITSTASNAGTASITVYFDQETDPDIAAVNVQNRVARANPLLPQEVIQTGVLTQKQQTSALMFMSVYSENEDYNATYLQNYLKINVIPSLQRVKGVGNVNVFGSQDYAMRIWLKPEKLAAFNLLPADVTAALREQSLEASAGALGQNDGQAFTYTITYSGRFKSEDQYSNIIIKALDNGEYLRLKDVADIQLDAQSYDSFGFTDGNPSINMGIYQTAGSNAQEIIQQIQSELERLSQEFPEGVHYVINYDTNEFLTASMNKVKHTLIEAFILVFIVVFIFLQDFRSTLIPAIAVPVAIIGTFFFLGVFGYSINLLTLFALVLAIGIVVDDAIVVVEAVHAKLDEGEHSAKKATLNAMHEISGAIISITLVMAAVFIPVTFIQGPTGVFYEQFGVTLIVAILISAVNALTLSPALCALFLKGHDEKDHEKKSFLQGFYDRFNKGFNASTARYGKSLRFLYKNKWISAVILILASVGIWWTATTTPTGFVPDEDRGIIFMNVELPAGSSMDRTNMVMQDMYHKAKDLPGVRGVTVINGRSLISGTGSNYGLGFIKLNKWEERENEDETASAIIGKLFGIAASIPEAKIIFFAPPSIPGFGLSSGFEVNLLDKSGGNFADLEAATQDFIGGLMQHPAIQYGQSSFNTKYPQYEMDIDVPLAKRYGVPISSIFGTMQGYIGGIYAADFSRFGKQYRVYVQAAPEDRSQKESLNELYIKTASGEMTPITQFVKLKRVYGPQSVTRFNLYNSTKISGASNPGFSTGDAIDIIEEELKSLPTQYDVAYSGLTREEVNAGNQTVLIFMLCVVFVYFLLAAQYESYLLPLAVILSLPLGVFGAFFTTKMMGLQNNIYFQIALIMLVGLLAKNAILIVEFAVQRRRQGESIADAAIHGAQARLRPILMTSFAFILGLMPLVLAKGVGAEGNNSIGSGAAGGMLIGTILGIFVIPILFILFQWLQEKVSSKPAVIQQHNEEV
- a CDS encoding efflux RND transporter periplasmic adaptor subunit; this translates as MRKRKMTILSFAVSAMFILSCGQDNKQQAAQQQQQPKPFPVTTVPNKEMTAYKTYPTSIQGVVSSEVRAKVSGYIQKVLVDEGQKVSKGQALFKLETESLSQDAQAAQASVNVAQVEVEKLEPLVKKGIISNVQLETAKAQLAQAKSNYNSVVANIGYATVKSPVNGYVGAIPYREGSLVSATSPALTTVSDIAQVYAFFSMSESEYLNFLQSTEGKTIQDKVNNFPKVTLVLANGQDYDQKGTIQTVTGQIDATTGTVSFRAVFDNPNGLVTNGNSGIIKIPSVYQNAPVIPQSATFEQQGQIFVYKVNEQNQTVATPITVKDKNSYLYLVGSGVKSGDKIVASGTGKLRNKTVIQPQEVPFDSVAKPIQPLFQ
- a CDS encoding GbsR/MarR family transcriptional regulator, translating into MENDMLTEKQRLVEKLGVLIENTEKLAPVAARIVSYAILTGKSGLTFDDLVTDLCASKSTISTHLNHLLDLKRLTYFTKVGDRKKYYIVNSDSIFQHINALIEMWSSQRNLHLEIKSYKERANTISEDGTAKFDLEFHDNYIGFLDEVIGAVSMLKKKIIDKQSNE
- the pheS gene encoding phenylalanine--tRNA ligase subunit alpha, with the translated sequence MIEKIKELIAEAEEFKAQSKEEVEAFRIKYLGSKGLLKEYFAEFKNVANDQKKEFGQVINALKKTAEEKVNALKEELEAKEEVKGIYGDLSRPGEPIELGARHPVSIVKNQVIDIFSRIGFNVSEGPEIEDDWHNFTALNLPEYHPARDMQDTFFIQTIPDILLRTHTSSVQVRYMEDNKPPIRTISPGRVYRNEAISARSHCFFHQVEGLYIDKDVSFADLKQTLQYFTTEMFGKSKIRLRPSYFPFTEPSAEIDVYWGLETESDYRITKGTGWLEIGGCGMVDPNVLTNCNIDPKVYSGFAFGVGIDRIAMLLHQINDIRLLSENDVRFLEQFKSAL